In the genome of Pediococcus claussenii ATCC BAA-344, one region contains:
- a CDS encoding restriction endonuclease FokI C-terminal domain-containing protein: protein MTISINYYPSKTKRFSTGLGQDVGSLRSMINILCVFIVNSKIQTEIKESFEWRFIDDDVLKEKLFNKLTTNPVTLTVDDLSAEQKKEPGKPASWRIKSILPAILKGQKPARNQDNTLATDNKGESFKSSMRQWPIRNFIGEAVGLGLLDWDRKTGNVTITTIGKKLANAPHNDDEELTLKETEIFQQTFISYPYAVGFLKALQGTKGLNKFQLGERFGFAGEAGFTSFGEELYINGMIEAYENNDQKLISQIRSNWESTSDKYIRGLANVLKKLNLVNIDAQVIPYTNKQTNEKEEFAIPIYKITGIGRQQLGIALGKSSHSRSTKNVTWDMLATKGNITYIRTVRALILKALSESNKLTSIELADKVNNNRVNKNQVLDGITVSPEEIEDHIAGLNGIGLQIDSDSSKVKKYTLVDRLADFEIPINAKDLPQKDQVQQQQDELRPMLKNVDHRYLQLVELALDSDQNSEYSQFEQLTMELVLKHLDFDGKPLGGSNKPDGIAWDNDGNFIIFDTKAYNKGYSLAGNTDKVKRYIDDVRDRDTSRTSTWWQLVPKSIDVHNLLRFVYVSGNFTGNYMKLLDSLRSWSNAQGGLASVEKLLLTSELYLRNMYSHQELIDSWTDNNVKHDEYFLKIEKQLTIK, encoded by the coding sequence TTGACTATAAGTATTAACTATTATCCTAGCAAAACAAAGCGCTTTTCTACTGGCTTAGGTCAGGATGTGGGTAGTCTAAGGTCTATGATAAATATACTCTGTGTTTTTATCGTGAACTCTAAAATACAAACAGAAATAAAAGAATCTTTTGAATGGCGTTTTATAGATGACGATGTGCTTAAGGAAAAACTATTTAATAAGCTAACAACTAATCCAGTCACTTTAACGGTGGACGACCTTTCAGCTGAACAAAAAAAAGAGCCTGGAAAACCTGCATCATGGCGAATTAAGAGTATTCTACCTGCTATCCTTAAAGGTCAGAAACCTGCTAGAAATCAAGATAATACGTTGGCTACAGATAATAAAGGAGAAAGCTTTAAAAGCTCTATGAGACAATGGCCAATTCGAAACTTTATTGGAGAAGCTGTTGGTCTGGGGTTACTGGACTGGGATAGAAAAACAGGCAATGTAACAATCACGACAATCGGTAAAAAACTTGCCAATGCGCCACATAATGATGATGAAGAGCTTACATTAAAAGAGACTGAAATATTCCAGCAAACATTTATCTCTTATCCATATGCTGTTGGATTCTTAAAAGCGCTCCAAGGGACAAAAGGTCTGAATAAGTTTCAGCTAGGAGAAAGGTTTGGCTTCGCAGGAGAGGCCGGGTTTACTAGCTTTGGTGAAGAATTATACATCAACGGCATGATTGAGGCTTATGAAAACAATGATCAAAAATTAATTTCTCAGATTCGAAGCAACTGGGAATCAACCAGTGATAAATATATTCGAGGACTTGCTAACGTGTTAAAAAAACTAAATCTAGTAAACATTGATGCACAAGTAATACCGTACACAAATAAGCAAACTAATGAAAAAGAAGAGTTTGCTATTCCAATTTATAAAATTACCGGTATCGGTCGCCAGCAACTTGGAATAGCACTTGGAAAGTCTAGTCATTCTCGCTCAACTAAAAACGTGACATGGGACATGCTTGCAACTAAAGGGAACATCACATATATTCGAACAGTTAGGGCACTTATATTAAAAGCTTTAAGCGAGTCGAATAAGCTCACATCAATAGAACTAGCCGATAAGGTTAATAATAATCGTGTGAATAAAAACCAGGTTCTTGATGGGATCACTGTATCACCAGAAGAAATTGAAGATCATATTGCAGGCCTAAATGGTATTGGGCTCCAGATTGATTCAGATTCAAGTAAAGTTAAAAAGTATACATTAGTTGATAGGTTGGCAGATTTTGAAATACCGATTAACGCTAAAGACCTCCCACAAAAAGATCAAGTACAGCAACAACAAGATGAATTAAGACCTATGCTAAAAAACGTTGATCATCGATATTTACAATTGGTAGAGCTTGCGCTTGATTCTGATCAGAACTCTGAGTATTCACAATTTGAGCAGTTAACTATGGAGCTAGTCCTTAAGCACCTTGACTTTGATGGCAAACCTCTGGGAGGTTCCAATAAGCCTGATGGAATTGCATGGGATAACGATGGTAACTTTATTATCTTTGATACTAAGGCATACAATAAAGGCTATTCACTTGCTGGGAATACGGATAAGGTAAAAAGATATATAGACGATGTCCGTGATCGTGATACTAGTAGAACATCTACCTGGTGGCAACTTGTTCCAAAAAGCATCGATGTTCATAACTTACTAAGATTTGTGTACGTTTCTGGAAATTTCACTGGAAATTATATGAAATTATTGGATAGCCTTAGATCTTGGTCCAATGCTCAAGGCGGATTAGCTTCTGTAGAAAAATTGTTATTAACATCTGAATTATATTTACGTAATATGTATAGTCATCAAGAACTCATAGATTCATGGACAGATAACAATGTTAAACATGATGAATACTTCTTAAAAATTGAAAAACAACTGACTATAAAATAA
- a CDS encoding Dam family site-specific DNA-(adenine-N6)-methyltransferase, protein MRFIGSKAHLLKEIDNLLTPHLSGNEVSFVDLFAGSNIVAEYFKNKFAVTTNDLMKFSQALSLGGIALNTTPSFNKLKKIGINDPLKYLQLVDISDYNGGFVTREYSPAGSEKRMYFQIKNAKRIDFIRNTIDRWKRDNIIGQDEFDYLLGVLLRAIPYVSNITGTYGAFLKHWDKRTYNPLELTATKIIDNNSVNTSYSMDSMQLVKKISGDILYIDTPYNNRQYAPNYHVLETIARNDNPELHGITGQRDYVELKSDFAVKRKALPAMKQLLQNLQFSHVIVSYSTDGIIPEKELTNMIEQVAVKGSVEVHRIQYRKYKSKVVSPDDSLFELLYYFQPKNHLNKASREKNVKNVTKASPSSLGYIKSPLNYIGGKYKLLPQIEPLFPKQVDTFVDLFSGAGNVGINSEAKTIYFNDINNRINDMFRYFQNKNSETLLNLIQKRIDEYKLSKTNEKGFLKFRKQYNSNPNPLDLYVLVAYSFNYQFRFNNKLQYNNPFGRNRSHFSDRMAENLRNFVNKLNHADAHFTDEYFSDFDFSKLTKKSFVYADPPYLITTGSYNDGNRGFVNWTEKQEKELYDVLDGLNSSGIRFALSNVIEHKGRTNTLLKKWSTQYNIHDLQYGYQNSSHNTVSLGSREVLITNY, encoded by the coding sequence ATGAGATTTATTGGCAGTAAGGCTCACTTACTAAAAGAAATTGATAACTTACTAACCCCACATCTAAGTGGAAACGAGGTTAGCTTTGTAGATTTATTTGCTGGGTCCAATATCGTAGCAGAATACTTTAAGAACAAATTTGCGGTAACAACTAACGACCTAATGAAGTTTTCTCAGGCTTTATCCCTAGGGGGCATAGCACTGAACACAACACCATCATTCAATAAACTAAAAAAAATAGGTATTAATGATCCGCTTAAATACTTACAATTAGTTGATATATCAGATTACAATGGCGGATTTGTTACTAGAGAATACTCTCCTGCAGGATCAGAGAAACGTATGTACTTTCAAATAAAAAATGCGAAAAGAATCGACTTTATACGAAACACCATTGATAGATGGAAACGAGATAACATTATAGGCCAAGATGAATTTGATTATCTGCTTGGAGTATTATTACGTGCAATCCCCTACGTTTCAAACATTACTGGAACCTATGGTGCATTCTTAAAACATTGGGATAAAAGAACCTATAATCCCTTGGAATTAACTGCTACAAAAATTATTGATAATAATAGCGTAAACACGTCATATTCAATGGACTCCATGCAACTAGTAAAAAAAATAAGTGGCGACATATTATATATTGACACTCCATATAATAATCGCCAATATGCGCCAAACTATCACGTACTTGAAACCATTGCCCGAAATGATAACCCTGAACTACATGGTATTACAGGACAGAGAGACTATGTGGAACTGAAATCAGATTTTGCAGTCAAGAGGAAGGCTCTTCCGGCTATGAAACAATTGCTACAAAATCTCCAGTTTTCTCACGTGATTGTTAGCTACTCAACTGACGGAATAATACCAGAAAAAGAACTTACCAATATGATAGAACAGGTCGCAGTAAAAGGATCCGTTGAAGTTCACAGAATCCAGTATAGAAAATATAAGTCCAAGGTTGTTAGCCCCGACGACTCATTGTTTGAACTACTATATTATTTTCAACCAAAAAACCATTTGAACAAAGCGTCTAGAGAAAAAAATGTTAAGAATGTTACGAAAGCAAGTCCATCAAGTCTTGGATATATAAAAAGCCCTTTAAACTACATTGGGGGCAAGTACAAACTATTGCCACAAATTGAGCCATTATTTCCAAAGCAAGTTGACACCTTTGTTGATTTATTTAGTGGCGCTGGTAATGTTGGTATTAACTCCGAAGCCAAAACTATATATTTCAATGATATTAATAACCGAATTAATGACATGTTTCGATATTTTCAGAATAAGAACTCGGAGACATTATTAAACCTTATTCAAAAACGTATAGATGAGTATAAATTATCAAAGACAAATGAAAAAGGATTTCTTAAATTCAGAAAGCAGTACAATAGTAATCCGAATCCACTTGATTTATATGTTTTAGTTGCATATTCATTTAATTATCAATTCCGCTTTAATAATAAGCTACAATATAATAATCCCTTTGGCAGAAATCGAAGTCACTTTTCAGATCGAATGGCAGAAAATCTTAGGAATTTTGTAAACAAGCTAAATCATGCGGACGCTCACTTTACTGATGAATATTTTTCAGACTTTGATTTTTCCAAGTTAACCAAAAAATCCTTTGTTTATGCTGATCCCCCTTATTTGATAACAACAGGATCATACAACGACGGGAATAGAGGTTTTGTGAATTGGACTGAAAAACAAGAGAAAGAGCTGTATGATGTTCTAGATGGATTAAATAGCAGTGGCATTAGATTTGCACTCAGTAACGTAATAGAACATAAAGGACGTACAAACACGCTATTAAAAAAATGGAGTACACAATATAACATACACGATCTACAATATGGTTATCAAAACTCCTCTCATAATACCGTTTCACTTGGCAGCAGAGAAGTTCTAATTACCAACTATTAG
- a CDS encoding CPBP family intramembrane glutamic endopeptidase, translated as MLQTTYKKTILVKSCDLCCYFNYLQYHHFHVTLTANRRSIWDTSRTSKSNGPPFLLMFSIMLTVVLISPIIEELIFQYFFQRVFLPTLNISRNIIVQKYVSIISPTLLFILSHIITGNISFQSIFIGLITYLPLLFLSILYERTDQNIVYPIAVHILINFMGMISIS; from the coding sequence ATGCTTCAAACAACTTATAAAAAAACAATCTTGGTTAAAAGTTGTGATTTGTGTTGCTATTTCAATTACCTACAATATCATCATTTTCATGTTACACTTACCGCAAACAGGCGCTCAATATGGGACACAAGTCGCACTTCAAAGAGCAATGGCCCCCCTTTTTTATTAATGTTTTCAATTATGCTTACTGTTGTCTTAATTTCACCGATTATAGAAGAACTTATTTTTCAATATTTTTTTCAACGTGTTTTCCTCCCAACTTTAAATATTTCACGCAACATCATTGTACAGAAGTATGTGTCAATAATTTCACCAACGTTATTATTTATACTCTCACATATAATTACAGGAAATATAAGTTTTCAATCCATTTTCATTGGTTTAATTACTTATCTTCCTCTATTGTTCTTGTCCATACTGTATGAAAGAACCGATCAAAATATTGTTTATCCAATTGCTGTTCACATTCTTATAAACTTTATGGGTATGATATCAATATCATAA
- a CDS encoding type II toxin-antitoxin system PemK/MazF family toxin, protein MKKLTNGNKLYEQGDLVWINFSPTEGHEQRGRRPALVFSIADTQKIDGVMLVLPITSTKNYRSLSIKINTPDVYGKVLVDQVKTIDPSSEERDVEYIGTCPNDVFDAVDDLFDQLIHK, encoded by the coding sequence GTGAAAAAGTTAACTAACGGAAATAAATTATACGAACAAGGTGATTTAGTGTGGATTAATTTTAGTCCGACTGAAGGACACGAACAGCGCGGTAGAAGACCCGCACTGGTATTTAGCATTGCCGATACACAAAAAATTGACGGAGTGATGCTAGTGCTACCGATTACTTCAACTAAAAACTACCGAAGCCTATCAATTAAAATAAACACCCCGGATGTGTACGGAAAAGTACTCGTGGATCAGGTTAAAACCATTGATCCTTCATCAGAAGAGAGAGATGTTGAATACATAGGTACGTGTCCTAATGATGTCTTTGATGCTGTTGATGATTTGTTTGATCAACTAATTCATAAATAA
- a CDS encoding ABC transporter ATP-binding protein, translating into MAKQPIIKVSDLHKIYGGKDEKQYEALKGINFDVQPGEFVGIMGASGSGKTTLLNMIATLDRPTSGTVEINNQDVTKLRGNKIADFRANEIGFIFQDFNLLETLTAYENIALPLSLQGVNKRKIKAAVQQVSSTLSISSLLEKYPTELSGGQKQRVAAARAIVHNPALLLGDEPTGALDSNSARELLELLTEINHDQNVSVLLVTHDPFSASFSDRILFIKDGIIGQEVKRNGASRTEFYQTILEQLGTFEQ; encoded by the coding sequence ATGGCAAAACAACCAATTATTAAGGTTTCAGATTTGCATAAGATTTATGGGGGCAAAGATGAAAAACAGTACGAAGCACTAAAAGGTATCAACTTCGACGTCCAACCCGGCGAGTTTGTGGGAATCATGGGAGCATCAGGTTCAGGTAAGACTACCTTACTGAACATGATTGCAACTCTTGATCGTCCAACTAGCGGAACGGTAGAGATAAACAACCAGGACGTTACCAAGTTACGTGGCAACAAGATCGCTGATTTTCGTGCCAATGAGATCGGTTTTATTTTTCAAGACTTTAATCTTTTAGAAACATTAACGGCATACGAAAATATTGCACTGCCTTTGTCACTACAAGGCGTAAATAAACGCAAGATCAAGGCTGCCGTTCAGCAGGTTTCATCAACATTATCAATCTCGAGCCTACTAGAAAAATATCCAACTGAACTATCTGGTGGACAAAAGCAACGTGTTGCGGCAGCTCGTGCCATCGTTCATAACCCTGCGTTATTATTGGGCGATGAACCAACCGGTGCCTTAGATTCGAACAGTGCACGCGAATTATTAGAATTGCTCACTGAGATTAATCATGATCAGAACGTATCTGTTCTACTTGTAACGCATGATCCATTTTCTGCCAGCTTCTCTGATCGTATCTTGTTTATCAAAGATGGTATCATCGGACAAGAAGTGAAACGAAACGGCGCATCACGTACCGAGTTTTACCAGACTATTCTGGAACAACTTGGTACTTTCGAACAATAG
- a CDS encoding FtsX-like permease family protein, with product MLLRLTLANIKNRFRDYIVLLTGLVISSGIFYMFANLATNKEFIKANAHFKFAAPVFIFGEILLVIITLVYVMYANSFLLSMRQHDYGLFMMLGAKRGRVGLLMVVETLTVGLIATVIGILLGIAATEGLSGLLFSQLGLNIKHLSPFYLNAIVSTFALYLILFIGASLLNLQRLIRTPVLSLLRQNDSVDRFVIHPVRLAFQGAAGIVLVGSGYAALYYIKVLQLMAIPIALVTIVLGSYLIFRSSLVLIIGWLKRTNWATKKLNGFTLSQIMFRVHDYTRILTITSLLFALALGAITVGAGFRQQINSFATAGGSYTLAVNDANATQKKQIAQLKGSDVSTYSQKIVGNNIFYNQSEFSKHPFYEYKTTDQSGMFYKQKKVPIPLKTLEKTAAQNLDFASLSGSKKKLIPKIVPAAQFNQLVGTNQSVSVITVNDISVNRAQLDKLNNSQNKHFSSAYPDMLIGTYQAYIVISGIFGGLEFIGFFLGIAFLAMLASCLVFKILSGTNQDKIRYNLLNKIGTQKKLLKQSINREILVLFAAPGILGIIDVLFGLQMFKSLMDHPYANIQYPIIIFVIIYMLYYWFTIWMYKLIVLPKKSR from the coding sequence ATGCTATTAAGATTAACACTCGCCAATATTAAAAATCGTTTTCGTGATTATATCGTATTACTAACTGGGTTAGTTATTTCGTCGGGAATATTCTATATGTTTGCTAACTTGGCAACTAATAAAGAATTCATTAAAGCAAATGCCCATTTTAAATTTGCAGCGCCGGTATTTATTTTTGGAGAAATATTACTCGTTATTATCACGTTAGTTTATGTCATGTATGCTAATTCATTTCTGCTAAGTATGCGACAACATGATTACGGACTCTTTATGATGTTAGGAGCTAAGCGGGGCCGTGTTGGCCTACTAATGGTCGTTGAAACGCTCACCGTTGGCTTGATCGCCACAGTAATCGGTATATTATTAGGTATTGCTGCTACTGAGGGACTTTCTGGTCTTCTCTTCTCACAACTTGGATTAAACATTAAGCATCTTAGTCCATTCTATTTAAATGCTATTGTTTCAACATTTGCTCTCTACCTTATATTATTTATTGGTGCATCCTTGTTGAATTTACAGCGTTTAATTCGTACACCGGTACTATCATTGCTTCGCCAAAATGATTCAGTTGATCGCTTTGTGATTCATCCCGTTCGGCTTGCCTTTCAAGGAGCTGCTGGTATCGTTCTGGTCGGAAGTGGTTATGCAGCATTATATTACATTAAGGTACTACAGTTGATGGCAATTCCGATCGCCCTAGTTACCATCGTTTTGGGAAGCTACCTGATTTTCAGATCAAGTTTAGTTCTAATTATTGGCTGGCTTAAAAGGACCAATTGGGCAACTAAAAAGCTTAACGGATTTACGTTATCTCAGATTATGTTTCGTGTTCATGACTACACGCGTATATTAACAATCACGTCGTTACTTTTTGCCTTGGCTTTAGGCGCAATAACAGTTGGTGCTGGCTTCCGCCAACAAATCAACTCATTTGCTACTGCAGGTGGTTCTTATACGCTTGCAGTCAATGACGCTAACGCAACTCAGAAAAAACAAATCGCTCAACTTAAAGGATCTGATGTATCAACATATTCACAAAAAATTGTTGGAAATAACATTTTTTATAATCAGTCAGAATTCAGTAAGCATCCTTTTTATGAATATAAAACAACTGACCAGTCTGGCATGTTCTATAAACAAAAAAAAGTACCTATTCCTCTAAAAACTTTAGAGAAAACTGCTGCTCAGAATCTTGATTTTGCCTCACTATCTGGTTCTAAAAAGAAGTTAATACCTAAGATTGTTCCAGCAGCTCAATTTAACCAACTAGTAGGAACAAATCAAAGCGTCTCCGTCATAACCGTAAACGATATTAGTGTGAACAGGGCTCAATTAGATAAACTAAATAACAGTCAAAACAAGCACTTTTCAAGTGCTTATCCTGATATGCTGATCGGTACTTATCAAGCTTATATCGTAATTAGTGGCATCTTTGGTGGACTAGAATTCATTGGTTTCTTCCTTGGAATAGCCTTTCTAGCCATGTTAGCAAGTTGCTTGGTTTTCAAAATTCTGTCGGGAACTAATCAGGATAAAATTCGATATAATCTGCTCAATAAGATTGGAACGCAAAAAAAGCTCCTCAAGCAAAGCATTAATCGCGAAATATTAGTTCTATTCGCTGCACCGGGAATACTAGGGATTATCGACGTGTTATTTGGTCTTCAAATGTTTAAATCTTTAATGGATCATCCCTATGCTAATATCCAATATCCAATCATTATTTTTGTAATCATATACATGTTGTACTACTGGTTTACCATTTGGATGTATAAGCTCATTGTATTACCGAAGAAATCGAGGTAA